One window from the genome of Anopheles merus strain MAF chromosome 3R, AmerM5.1, whole genome shotgun sequence encodes:
- the LOC121596678 gene encoding endothelin-converting enzyme homolog has protein sequence MSVQMTRYKQAQFADEDSSSIGSIQINETTRSPTMHIRYHAARGSSLWNARSKLEKVLLSLLALSIILIVVLSSLLASDTTRILHVRPHVGSDPFGVDEQLPCLNQHCIFAASEILHSIDWSVDPCDDFYAFSCNQWIRNNPIPEGKSMWGLFGKLEQQNQLVLKNALERPLAEFKSKAEKKAKLYYQSCLDEDETMEKLGAEPLQKLLRQIGGWNVTANASGFDVQRWSLQRTLQTLQIRYNMGGLFGWAVGEDDRNSSKHIIQIDQGGLTLPSRDNYLNKTANAKILTAYLEYMTKVSVLLGADETDARRQMLEVIEFETRLANITTPQDMRRDEETLYHPMTLAMLQEKAPFINWQEHFEEAFRLVRRKITEKERVVVYAPEYLEKLNILMKEYTSTDEKKIILNNYLVWQTVRTLTACLSKAFRDAYKGLRKALMGSDGGEELWRYCVSDTSNVLGFAVGAMFVRDVFHGDSKPQAEEMINQVRDAFKENFKNLGWMDAETRRLAVEKADAISDMIGFPDYILYPEELDRKYQDLNIDPKTYFDNNINYNIYSLKKNLEKLDQPVNKTKWGMTPPTVNAYYTPTKNQIVFPAGILQNPFFDIKNSKSLNYGAMGVVMGHELTHAFDDQGREYDKYGNLHQWWNNQTIERFKNQTECFNQQYSAYRINGKTINGKQTMGENIADNGGLKAAFHAYINNEKNSYTDTDTLPLPGVNMTHRQLFFVSFAQVWCSAVTDETTTLQIEKDSHSPPKYRVIGPLSNLKEFSDTFHCPLGTGMNPIEKCVVW, from the exons ATGTCGGTGCAG ATGACGAGATATAAGCAGGCACAGTTCGCTGAcgaggacagcagcagcatcggctcGATACAGATCAACGAGACGACGCGCAGCCCTACGATGCACATCCGCTACCATGCCGCCCGGGGATCCTCGCTTTGGAACGCTCGGAGCAAGCTGGAGAAGGTGTTGCTGTCGCTGCTGGCGCTCTCTATCATACTGATTGTGGTGCTGAGCAGTTTGCTGGCGAGCGATACAACCCGTATTCTTCATGTGCGCCCTCACGTTGGTTCGG ATCCGTTCGGGGTGGACGAACAGTTGCCCTGCCTCAATCAACACTGCATCTTTGCGGCGAGTGAGATACTGCACTCGATCGACTGGAGTGTGGATCCGTGTGACGATTTCTACGCCTTCTCCTGCAACCAGTGGATCCGCAACAATCCCATCCCGGAGGGTAAATCAATGTGGGGCCTGTTTGGGAAGCTGGAGCAGCAGAATCAGCTGGTGCTGAAGAACGCTCTCGAACGGCCACTGGCGGAGTTTAAGTCGAAGGCGGAAAAGAAGGCCAAACTGTACTACCAATCGTGTCTGGATGAGGACGAAACGATGGAGAAGCTCGGCGCGGAACCGTTGCAGAAGCTGTTGCGCCAGATCGGAGGCTGGAACGTGACGGCCAACGCGAGCGGCTTTGACGTGCAGCGATGGTCCCTGCAGCGAACACTTCAAACGCTGCAGATACGCTACAACATGGGCGGACTGTTCGGGTGGGCTGTGGGCGAGGATGATCGCAACTCTAGCAAGCATATCATACAG ATCGATCAAGGTGGATTGACACTTCCATCGCGGGATAACTATCTAAACAAAACGGCCAACGCCAAGATTCTGACCGCCTATCTGGAGTACATGACGAAGGTGTCGGTGCTGCTCGGGGCGGACGAAACGGACGCACGGCGTCAGATGCTTGAGGTGATCGAGTTTGAGACGCGTCTGGCCAACATTACCACCCCGCAGGATATGCGCCGGGACGAGGAGACACTGTACCATCCGATGACGTTGGCGATGCTGCAGGAGAAGGCCCCATTCATTAACTGGCAGGAACATTTCGAGGAAGCGTTCCGCCTGGTACGGCGCAAGATCACCGAGAAGGAGCGCGTCGTCGTGTACGCTCCGGAGTATCTCGAGAAGTTGAACATCTTGATGAAGGAGTACACCTCAACGGATGAGAAGAAGAT CATTCTCAACAACTATCTGGTGTGGCAAACGGTACGAACGCTGACCGCCTGCCTGTCTAAGGCATTCCGCGATGCGTACAAGGGTCTCCGAAAGGCACTGATGGGTTCGGACGGAGGCGAAGAGCTCTGGCGGTACTGTGTGTCGGACACGAGCAATGTGCTCGGTTTCGCTGTCGGTGCCATGTTTGTGCGGGACGTGTTTCACGGTGATTCCAAACCGCAAGCCGAAGAAATGATCAACCAGGTGCGGGATGCATTCAAGGAAAACTTCAAGAATTTGGGCTGGATGGATGCGGAGACACGTCGACTGGCGGTGGAGAAGGCCGATGCGATTAGCGATATGATTGGCTTCCCGGACTATATCCTCTATCCGGAGGAGTTGGATCGGAAGTATCAGGATTTGAACATCGACCCAAAGACCTACTtcgacaacaacatcaactACAACATTTACAGCTTGAAAAAGAACCTGGAAAAGCTCGATCAACCCGTGAACAAGACAAAGTGGGGCATGACACCGCCCACAGTGAACGCGTACTATACGCCCACGAAGAACCAGATCGTCTTTCCGGCAGGCATCCTGCAGAACCCGTTCTTCGACATCAAGAACTCGAAAAGCTTAAACTACGGCGCAATGGGTGTGGTGATGGGGCACGAGCTGACGCACGCGTTCGATGACCAGGGCCGGGAGTACGACAAGTACGGCAATCTGCACCAGTGGTGGAACAATCAGACGATCGAGCGGTTCAAGAATCAGACGGAGTGCTTCAACCAACAGTACAGTGCCTACCGAATCAATGGCAAAACGATCAACGGCAAGCAGACGATGGGCGAGAACATTGCCGACAATGGTGGCCTGAAGGCGGCCTTCCACGCGTACATCAACAACGAGAAGAACAGCTACACGGACACGGACACGCTACCCCTGCCGGGTGTAAACATGACCCACCGGCAGTTGTTCTTCGTGTCATTCGCGCAGGTCTGGTGTTCGGCCGTGACGGACGAGACGACCACGCTGCAGATCGAGAAGGATTCCCACTCGCCGCCAAAGTATCGCGTGATAGGGCCGCTGTCGAATCTGAAAGAATTCTCCGACACGTTCCACTGTCCCCTCGGTACGGGCATGAATCCGATCGAGAAGTGTGTGGTATGGTAG
- the LOC121595394 gene encoding polyserase-2-like: MRKASALQLVLLALAIHWQIDSITTTNILCGQRPIAAPGTITYGRSSWPGQFPWHVALYRTEQPLTISYACGGFIVGERVVITAAHCVTAPSGYQLASDELTVRVGLYDLLTLARHSQEHRVGRIHRHGNFTTGSPRHDIALLTLRTIVEFGDFVQPICLPREPDALKGVRTGTVSGWGLTEDDSPARTLRSATMPVVSYLRCLQSDSTLFGAVLYDGMFCAGWENGTNVCNGDSGGAFAANVNGSWTAFGIVSFTGVREHTDGQTPFRCDTKSLAGFISIPMYLDWIESVSAVEAVQLGTHVCQSYRDQCPKPEDISYLAPIVRPIRVAGSSPRYARLVIDCYGVLISERFLLAPASCHHSTALPKQFIMLEFAGQAMACSVKRFHHHPNFINNPPSDNIALIELERAVSLSTCQFVCLWTGVEGAESETLPNILLYSAVNVSSGDKSIESSEMTVRPTSSGRGSTTQASRCYDELLAPLVMQQNPDGGRSDRLVGIVVERTCTTIRFIKVAPFLGWIERIVWLGSSSSDNDNGL; this comes from the exons ATGCGGAAGGCCAGCGCATTACAACTGGTGCTACTGGCACTTGCCATCCACTGGCAAATCGATTCGATCACCACCACGAACATCCTCTGTGGCCAGCGACCTATTGCTGCCCCGGGTACCATCACCTACGGTCGGTCTAGTTGGCCCGGTCAGTTTCCGTGGCATGTGGCACTGTACCGGACGGAGCAGCCTCTTACGATTTCGTACGCTTGCGGCGGTTTCATCGTGGGTGAACGGGTGGTAATTACAGCGGCCCATTGCGTCACAGCACCGAGCGGCTATCAGCTAGCGTCCGATGAGCTGACCGTCCGCGTGGGTCTGTACGATCTGCTCACGCTCGCCCGCCACTCCCAAGAGCATCGGGTAGGACGGATTCATCGGCACGGAAACTTCACGACAGGCTCACCCCGCCATGACATTGCCCTGCTGACGCTTCGAACCATCGTGGAGTTCGGGGACTTTGTACAGCCGATTTGTTTGCCACGGGAGCCGGATGCTCTCAAGGGAGTTCGGACGGGAACTGTGTCTGGTTGGGGGTTGACAGAGGATGATTCCCCTGCTAGAACGCTTCGATCGGCCACAATGCCAGTTGTGAGCTATTTAAGGTGTCTTCAAAGTGATTCCACACTATTTGGTGCTGTCCTATACGATGGGATGTTCTGTGCAGGGTGGGAAAATG GTACGAACGTCTGCAATGGTGATAGTGGAGGAGCATTCGCTGCCAATGTTAACGGTAGTTGGACAGCCTTTGGTATAGTGTCTTTTACGGGAGTTAGAGAACACACCGACGGCCAAACACCATTCCGTTGTGATACAAAAAGCCTCGCTGGATTCATCAGCATTCCAATGTACCTGGATTGGATTGAATCTGTATCTGCTGTGGAAGCTGTGCAGCTAGGCACACATG TGTGTCAATCGTACCGCGACCAATGCCCAAAGCCAGAAGACATATCGTACTTGGCTCCAATCGTCCGGCCGATCCGCGTCGCTGGAAGTTCGCCCCGTTACGCTCGGCTAGTGATTGATTGCTACGGCGTTCTGATAAGTGAGCGGTTTCTTCTGGCACCGGCTAGCTGCCACCATAGCACAG CCCTGCCAAAGCAATTCATTATGCTAGAGTTTGCCGGTCAGGCAATGGCCTGTAGTGTAAAGAGATTCCATCATCACCCGAATTTTATCAACAATCCTCCATCCGA CAATATCGCCCTAATCGAACTGGAACGGGCAGTGTC TCTGTCCACCTGTCAGTTTGTGTGTCTCTGGACGGGGGTCGAAGGTGCCGAAAGTGAGACCCTCCCGAACATCTTGCTCTACTCGGCTGTGAACGTCTCGTCCGGTGACAAATCGATCGAGTCGTCGGAGATGACGGTCCGACCGACTTCCAGTGGCCGGGGCAGCACAACCCAAGCGAGTCGCTGCTACGACGAGCTGCTGGCGCCCTTGGTGATGCAGCAGAACCCGGACGGTGGTCGGTCCGATCGATTGGTCGGCATTGTTGTCGAGCGAACCTGTACGACGATACGCTTCATCAAGGTAGCACCGTTTCTTGGCTGGATCGAGCGGATTGTCTGGCTGGGGTCATCATCTTCGGATAACGACAATGGGCTGTAA
- the LOC121595395 gene encoding odorant receptor 43a-like, with protein sequence MKIWEKYLERKRTLYHAKYQTPQQLFDDACDIVIKCFAVCGGERMKPGYTRRNARLIFLVTDLILYLFVNLYSIAIVWGSLMDVVFCFVTLGIAIQGLAKIEAFTCPELNDLHLYNVARFKAPPRFPEVDEALFHTATMCMVFIRIFAVAFSIVAIAIYSYAILMPLIEHELSLAFGFYLPFVDYRTPVGFAINWVYQFVQVLEGCIGLMACDSCLLVLIMNATGQMDVVIVYLKQLTLLIDSNHTGQNDDEIADIIKEIVLKHLEHTKYMTDMDKLLKKQFFINFGCMIFELVASLAIVVRVPWYPGMAICLICTNQLFINCALGTFLSSKNEKLVEEIYNVNWYGLTTKHQKTLQQILLTSQHPVVLSDGFSPIDLFNFVEIYKKIYSYLMVLQKVS encoded by the exons ATGAAAATCTGGGAAAAGTACCTTGAACGTAAGCGCACACTTTACCATGCCAAGTATCAAACCCCTCAGCAACTGTTCGACGATGCGTGCGACATAGTGATCAAGTGTTTTGCTGTATGCGGTGGCGAAAGGATGAAACCGGGCTACACACGCCGCAATGCACGGTTGATCTTCCTGGTGACGGATCTCATTCTGTATCTGTTCGTAAACCTCTACTCGATCGCGATCGTTTGGGGATCGCTGATGgatgttgtgttttgctttgttacgCTGGGAATCGCCATACAG GGTCTGGCAAAGATTGAAGCCTTCACCTGTCCGGAGCTGAACGATCTGCATCTGTACAATGTGGCACGGTTCAAAGCGCCCCCTCGCTTCCCGGAAGTTGACGAGGCACTCTTCCACACCGCCACCATGTGTATGGTGTTTATACGCATATTCGCCGTAGCGTTCTCGATCGTCGCCATTGCCATCTACTCGTACGCCATCCTGATGCCTTTGATCGAGCACGAACTATCGCTCGCCTTTGGGTTTTATCTGCCGTTTGTTGATTATCGCACGCCGGTCGGCTTTGCCATCAACTGGGTGTATCAGTTTGTGCAGGTGCTGGAAGGATGTATTGGGCTGATGGCGTGCGACTCCTGTCTGCTGGTACTGATCATGAATGCTACCGGACAGATGGACGTTGTCATTGTCTATCTGAAGCAGCTGACGCTACTGATAGATAGTAATCACACTGGACAAAATGATGACGAAATTGCAGATATTATAAAAGAAATTGTGCTCAAACATTTAGAACACACCAA GTACATGACGGACATGGATAAGCTTCTCAAAAAGCAGTTCTTCATCAACTTTGGATGCATGATTTTCGAGCTCGTTGCGTCACTAGCGATCGTTGTTAGG GTTCCTTGGTATCCAGGAATGGCCATCTGTCTGATTTGCACCAATCAACTCTTTATCAACTGTGCATTGGGAACATTCCTATCATCGAAG AATGAAAAACTGGTGGAGGAGATCTACAACGTAAACTGGTACGGACTGACGACGAAGCACCAGAAGACACTTCAGCAAATATTGCTCACCTCTCAACATCCTGTGGTACTCTCCGACGGGTTCTCGCCTATCGATTTGTTCAACTTTGTAGAG ATATACAAAAAGATTTATTCTTATTTAATGGTTTTACAGAAAGTATCTTAA